One window from the genome of Pseudomonas fluorescens encodes:
- the dnaE gene encoding DNA polymerase III subunit alpha codes for MPASFVHLRLHTEYSLVDGLVRIKPLVKTLVGMNMPAVAVTDQNNMCSLVKFYKAAMGAGIKPICGADLWLSNKDPDAPLSRISLLAMNAVGYRNLTELISRGFIDGQRNGSIIIEREWVAEASEGLIMLSAAKEGEIGLALLSGNPDEAETLARDWMAVFPDRFYIEVQRTNRPNDEEHLHAAVALADRIGAPLVATNDVRFIKREDFEAHETRVCIGEGRALDDPRRSKNYSDQQYLKSAEEMAELFSDLPEALENTVEIAKRCNIEVKLGKHFLPNFPIPDGMTIDEYFRKVSFDGLDERLRVLLPKDTTEDYEAKRQVYVDRLNFELDIIIQMGFPGYFLIVMDFIQWAKSNGVPVGPGRGSGAGSLVAYVQKITDLDPLEYDLLFERFLNPERVSMPDFDVDFCMDGRDRVIDYVAEKYGRNAVSQIITFGSMAAKAVVRDVARVQGKSYGLADRLSKMIPFEVGMTLEKAYEQEEILRDFIKVDEEAAEIWEMARKLEGVVRNVGKHAGGVVIAPTKLTDFSPIYCDEEGDGLVTQFDKDDVEAAGLVKFDFLGLRTLTIIDWALKTINRDRAKVGEEPLDIAFIPLDDKPTYSLLQKAETTAVFQLESRGMKELIKKLKPDCLEDLIALVALFRPGPLQSGMVDDFINRKHGRAELAYPHPDYQYDGLKPVLAPTYGIILYQEQVMQIAQVMAGYTLGGADMLRRAMGKKKPEEMAKQRGGFIEGCANNGIDADLAGNIFDLVEKFAGYGFNKSHSAAYGLVSYQTAWLKAHYPAPFMAAVLSADMHNTDKVVTLIEEVRTMKLRLDAPDVNASEFKFTVNDEGRIIYGLGAIKGVGEGPVEAITEARQDGPFKDLFDFCARVDLKRINKRTLDGLIRSGALDRLGPYFQDEPKAYQANIDRNRAVLLAAMEEAIKAAEQTARTHDSGHADLFGGLFVEEDADVYGNHRKAKELTLKERLKGEKDTLGLYLTGHPIDEYEGEIRRFARQRIIDLKPARDTQTVAGMIIALRVMKNKKGDKMGFITLDDRSGRIEASLFADAFHSAQSLLQTDAMVVVEGEVSNDDFSGGLRLRVKRVMSMEDARTNLAESLRLKLQTQDLKGDQLRWLGELFKRHRGACPITMEYVRPDAKAVLQFGEGWRIDPADALIQALRDQFGKDNVFLQYR; via the coding sequence ATGCCGGCTTCATTCGTTCATCTACGCCTGCACACTGAATACTCCCTGGTCGACGGTCTGGTGCGGATCAAGCCCCTGGTCAAGACCCTGGTGGGCATGAACATGCCTGCCGTGGCGGTTACCGACCAGAACAACATGTGCTCGCTGGTCAAGTTCTACAAGGCCGCCATGGGCGCCGGGATCAAGCCGATCTGTGGCGCCGACCTGTGGTTGTCGAACAAGGACCCGGACGCGCCGCTGAGCCGTATCAGCCTGTTGGCGATGAACGCCGTGGGGTATCGCAACCTCACCGAGCTGATCTCCCGCGGTTTTATCGATGGCCAGCGCAACGGCTCGATCATCATCGAGCGCGAGTGGGTGGCCGAGGCCAGCGAAGGGCTGATCATGCTGTCGGCAGCCAAGGAAGGTGAAATCGGCCTGGCCCTGCTCAGTGGCAATCCCGACGAAGCCGAGACCCTGGCCCGTGACTGGATGGCGGTGTTCCCGGACCGCTTCTACATCGAGGTGCAACGCACCAACCGTCCCAATGACGAAGAGCACCTGCATGCCGCCGTGGCCCTGGCGGACAGGATCGGCGCGCCGCTGGTGGCGACCAACGACGTGCGGTTCATCAAGCGGGAAGATTTCGAAGCCCACGAAACACGGGTCTGCATCGGTGAGGGCCGCGCCCTCGACGACCCGCGTCGGTCGAAGAACTACAGCGACCAGCAATACCTCAAGAGCGCCGAGGAAATGGCCGAGTTGTTCAGCGACTTGCCCGAGGCGCTGGAAAACACCGTCGAGATCGCCAAGCGCTGCAACATCGAAGTGAAGCTGGGCAAGCACTTCCTGCCCAACTTCCCGATTCCCGATGGCATGACCATCGACGAATATTTCCGCAAAGTCTCCTTCGACGGCCTCGACGAACGCCTCCGTGTCCTGTTGCCCAAGGACACCACCGAAGATTACGAAGCCAAGCGCCAGGTCTATGTCGATCGGTTGAATTTCGAGCTGGATATCATCATCCAGATGGGTTTTCCCGGTTACTTCCTGATCGTGATGGACTTCATCCAGTGGGCCAAGAGCAACGGCGTGCCGGTGGGCCCTGGCCGTGGATCGGGTGCCGGGTCGCTGGTGGCCTACGTGCAGAAGATCACCGACCTCGACCCACTGGAATATGACCTGCTGTTCGAACGTTTCCTCAACCCGGAACGGGTATCCATGCCCGACTTCGACGTCGACTTCTGCATGGACGGCCGCGACCGGGTCATCGACTACGTGGCCGAGAAATATGGCCGCAACGCGGTAAGCCAGATCATCACCTTCGGTTCCATGGCCGCCAAGGCGGTGGTGCGTGACGTGGCGCGGGTGCAGGGCAAGTCCTACGGTCTGGCGGATCGCCTGTCGAAGATGATTCCCTTCGAAGTCGGCATGACCCTGGAGAAGGCCTATGAGCAGGAAGAAATCCTGAGGGACTTCATCAAGGTCGACGAAGAGGCCGCGGAAATCTGGGAGATGGCCCGCAAGCTCGAAGGCGTGGTGCGTAACGTCGGCAAGCACGCCGGGGGCGTGGTCATCGCGCCGACCAAGCTGACGGACTTCTCGCCGATCTATTGCGATGAAGAAGGCGACGGCCTGGTAACCCAGTTCGACAAGGACGACGTCGAGGCGGCGGGCCTGGTGAAGTTCGACTTCCTCGGCCTGCGGACCCTGACGATCATCGACTGGGCGTTGAAAACCATCAACCGCGACCGGGCCAAGGTCGGCGAAGAGCCGCTGGACATTGCCTTCATCCCGCTGGACGACAAGCCGACCTACAGCCTGTTGCAAAAAGCTGAAACCACGGCGGTGTTCCAGCTTGAATCCCGGGGCATGAAGGAGCTGATCAAGAAGCTCAAGCCCGACTGCCTGGAAGACCTGATCGCACTGGTGGCCCTGTTCCGTCCGGGGCCCCTGCAATCGGGCATGGTGGATGACTTCATCAACCGTAAGCACGGTCGCGCCGAGCTGGCGTACCCGCACCCGGATTATCAGTACGACGGCCTCAAACCGGTGCTGGCCCCGACCTACGGCATCATCCTGTACCAGGAACAGGTGATGCAGATTGCCCAGGTGATGGCCGGCTACACCCTCGGCGGCGCGGACATGCTGCGTCGAGCCATGGGTAAGAAAAAGCCCGAGGAAATGGCCAAGCAGCGCGGTGGTTTCATCGAAGGTTGCGCGAACAACGGCATCGATGCGGACCTGGCGGGCAACATCTTCGACCTGGTGGAAAAATTCGCCGGCTACGGCTTCAACAAATCCCACTCCGCCGCCTATGGCCTGGTGTCGTACCAGACGGCATGGTTGAAGGCCCATTACCCGGCGCCATTCATGGCTGCGGTACTGTCGGCGGATATGCACAACACCGACAAGGTCGTGACCTTGATCGAAGAAGTGCGGACCATGAAGCTGCGCCTCGACGCACCGGACGTGAACGCTTCGGAGTTCAAGTTCACGGTGAACGACGAAGGCCGCATCATCTATGGCCTCGGCGCGATCAAGGGCGTGGGCGAGGGGCCGGTGGAAGCCATCACCGAAGCGCGCCAGGACGGGCCGTTCAAGGACCTGTTCGATTTCTGCGCGCGGGTTGACCTCAAGCGCATCAACAAGCGCACCCTTGACGGTTTGATCCGCAGTGGCGCCCTGGACCGGCTCGGGCCTTACTTCCAGGATGAGCCCAAGGCCTACCAGGCCAACATCGACCGCAACCGCGCGGTGTTGCTGGCGGCGATGGAGGAGGCGATCAAGGCCGCCGAACAGACCGCCCGTACCCACGACAGCGGCCACGCCGACCTGTTTGGCGGGCTGTTCGTCGAGGAGGACGCCGATGTCTACGGCAACCATCGCAAGGCCAAGGAACTGACCCTCAAGGAACGCCTCAAGGGTGAAAAAGACACCCTGGGCCTGTACCTCACCGGTCACCCGATCGACGAATACGAAGGCGAGATCCGCCGCTTCGCCCGCCAGCGCATCATTGACCTCAAGCCGGCGCGCGACACCCAGACGGTCGCCGGCATGATCATCGCCCTGCGGGTGATGAAAAACAAAAAGGGCGACAAGATGGGCTTCATCACCCTCGACGACCGCTCCGGGCGCATCGAGGCGTCACTTTTCGCCGATGCGTTCCATTCGGCGCAGTCGCTGTTGCAGACCGACGCGATGGTGGTGGTGGAAGGCGAGGTCAGCAACGATGACTTCTCCGGTGGCCTGCGGTTGCGGGTCAAGCGGGTGATGAGCATGGAAGATGCCCGTACCAACCTGGCCGAGAGCCTGCGCCTGAAGTTGCAGACCCAGGACCTCAAGGGCGATCAGCTACGCTGGTTGGGCGAATTGTTCAAGCGCCATCGCGGTGCCTGTCCGATCACCATGGAGTACGTACGCCCCGATGCCAAGGCCGTGCTGCAGTTCGGCGAAGGCTGGCGGATCGATCCGGCGGATGCGTTGATTCAAGCCTTGCGTGACCAGTTCGGCAAAGACAACGTCTTCCTCCAATACCGTTGA
- the rnhB gene encoding ribonuclease HII, with product MSNVKLQMGLDFNLVAEVEELVAGVDEVGRGPLCGAVVTAAVILDPNRPILGLNDSKKLTEARREKLYDEICEKALSWCIARAEVEEIDELNILHATMLAMQRAVQGLHITPKLAMIDGNRCPKLSMRAEAVIQGDGKVPAIAAASILAKVSRDREMAAFELIYPGYGIGSHKGYPTPVHLEALARLGPTPIHRRSFAPVRLAYEARDGLIESERFA from the coding sequence ATGAGCAACGTAAAGCTACAGATGGGCCTGGACTTCAACCTGGTTGCCGAAGTGGAAGAACTGGTGGCCGGTGTCGATGAAGTGGGGCGCGGCCCATTGTGCGGCGCGGTGGTGACGGCGGCGGTGATTCTCGACCCGAACCGGCCGATCCTGGGGCTCAATGATTCGAAGAAGCTCACCGAAGCCCGTCGCGAAAAACTCTACGACGAAATCTGCGAGAAAGCCCTGAGCTGGTGCATCGCCCGGGCCGAAGTCGAAGAGATCGATGAACTCAATATCCTCCACGCCACCATGCTCGCCATGCAGCGTGCGGTGCAGGGCCTGCACATCACGCCGAAGCTGGCGATGATCGATGGCAATCGCTGCCCGAAACTGTCGATGCGCGCCGAAGCGGTCATCCAGGGCGACGGCAAGGTGCCGGCCATCGCGGCGGCCTCGATCCTGGCGAAGGTCAGTCGTGACCGGGAAATGGCGGCTTTCGAATTGATCTACCCAGGCTACGGCATCGGCAGCCACAAGGGCTACCCGACCCCCGTTCATCTGGAAGCCCTGGCGCGCCTGGGGCCGACGCCGATCCACCGGCGCTCGTTCGCCCCGGTGCGGCTGGCTTATGAAGCCCGTGATGGCTTGATCGAAAGCGAGAGATTCGCCTGA
- the lpxB gene encoding lipid-A-disaccharide synthase: MANVRVALVAGEASGDILGAGLMRALKAQHPAVEFIGVGGPLMQAEGLTSYFPMERLSVMGLVEVLGRLRELLARRKKLIQTLIEEKPDVFIGIDAPDFTLTIELKLRQAGIKTVHYVSPSVWAWRQKRVLKIREGCDLMLTLLPFEARFYEEKGVPVRFVGHTLADTIPLEADREAARQALGLPDGPLVALMPGSRGGEVSRLGGLFFDAAERLLALRPGVRFVLPCASPQRRVQLEALLVGRDLPVTLLDGRSHDALAACDAVLIASGTATLEALLYKRPMVVAYRLAPLTFWILKRMVKSPYVSLPNLLAQRLLVPELLQDDATAEALASTLSPLIDGGEEQTRGFDEIHRTLRRDASNQAADAVLTLIGAKP; this comes from the coding sequence ATGGCTAACGTGCGCGTTGCACTGGTGGCGGGAGAGGCTTCCGGTGACATTCTGGGCGCGGGTCTGATGCGAGCGCTCAAGGCGCAGCACCCCGCGGTTGAGTTCATCGGGGTCGGTGGGCCGTTGATGCAGGCCGAAGGCCTGACCTCCTATTTTCCGATGGAACGCCTGTCAGTGATGGGGCTGGTGGAAGTGCTCGGTCGCTTGCGCGAGCTGCTGGCACGGCGCAAGAAACTGATCCAGACCCTGATCGAAGAAAAACCGGATGTGTTCATCGGCATCGATGCGCCGGATTTCACCCTCACTATCGAACTCAAATTGCGTCAGGCCGGGATCAAGACCGTGCACTACGTCAGCCCGTCGGTCTGGGCCTGGCGGCAGAAGCGGGTGCTGAAGATCCGCGAAGGCTGCGACCTGATGCTGACGCTGCTGCCGTTCGAGGCCAGGTTCTACGAAGAGAAGGGCGTGCCGGTGCGGTTTGTCGGGCACACCCTGGCCGATACCATTCCCCTGGAAGCCGACCGCGAGGCCGCCCGCCAGGCGTTGGGCTTGCCCGACGGGCCGCTGGTGGCCTTGATGCCCGGCAGCCGGGGCGGCGAAGTGAGTCGCCTGGGTGGCCTTTTTTTCGACGCCGCCGAACGCCTTCTGGCGCTGCGCCCTGGTGTGCGTTTTGTCCTGCCGTGTGCCAGCCCGCAGCGTCGCGTCCAGCTGGAAGCCCTGCTGGTCGGTCGCGATTTGCCGGTGACGTTGCTCGACGGCCGTTCCCACGACGCGTTGGCGGCCTGTGATGCGGTGTTGATTGCCTCCGGCACTGCTACCCTTGAGGCGTTGTTGTACAAACGCCCGATGGTGGTCGCTTATCGCCTGGCGCCGCTGACGTTCTGGATTCTCAAGCGCATGGTCAAGAGCCCCTACGTGTCCTTGCCGAACCTGCTGGCCCAACGCCTGTTGGTGCCGGAGCTGCTGCAGGACGATGCGACCGCCGAGGCGCTGGCCAGCACGCTCTCGCCCTTGATCGACGGCGGCGAGGAACAGACTCGCGGCTTTGACGAAATTCACCGTACCCTGCGTCGCGATGCCTCCAACCAGGCGGCTGACGCGGTACTGACCCTGATTGGCGCAAAACCATGA
- the lpxA gene encoding acyl-ACP--UDP-N-acetylglucosamine O-acyltransferase codes for MSLIDPRAIIDPTAVLAADVEVGPWSIVGAGVEIGEGTVIGPHVILKGPTRIGRHNRIYQFSSVGEDTPDLKYKGEETRLVIGDHNVIREGVTIHRGTVQDRSETTLGDHNLIMAYAHIGHDSVIGNHCILVNNTALAGHVHVDDWAILSGFTLVHQYCHIGAHSFSGMGTAIGKDVPAYVTVFGNPAEARSMNFEGMRRRGFSEEAITALRRAYKVVYRQGLTVEQALAELAEASAQYPEVAIFRDSIQSSTRGITR; via the coding sequence ATGAGTTTGATTGACCCTCGCGCAATCATCGATCCGACGGCCGTCCTGGCCGCCGATGTCGAGGTCGGCCCGTGGTCGATTGTCGGCGCAGGTGTGGAAATCGGCGAGGGTACGGTGATCGGTCCCCACGTAATTCTCAAGGGGCCGACCCGGATTGGTCGGCACAACCGCATCTACCAGTTTTCTTCGGTAGGCGAGGACACGCCCGATCTCAAGTACAAAGGTGAAGAAACCCGTCTGGTCATCGGCGATCACAACGTGATCCGCGAAGGCGTGACGATTCACCGTGGCACCGTCCAGGATCGTTCCGAAACGACCCTGGGCGACCACAACCTGATCATGGCTTACGCACACATCGGCCATGACAGCGTGATTGGCAACCACTGCATCCTGGTCAACAACACCGCGTTGGCCGGCCATGTACACGTGGACGATTGGGCCATCCTGTCCGGGTTCACCCTGGTGCACCAGTATTGCCATATCGGCGCCCACAGCTTCTCTGGCATGGGCACCGCCATCGGCAAGGACGTCCCGGCCTATGTCACGGTGTTCGGCAACCCGGCCGAAGCCCGCAGCATGAACTTCGAAGGCATGCGCCGTCGTGGTTTCAGCGAAGAGGCGATTACAGCCCTGCGTCGCGCCTACAAGGTGGTGTACCGCCAGGGCCTGACCGTCGAACAGGCGCTCGCCGAACTGGCCGAGGCGTCGGCGCAATACCCGGAAGTCGCGATCTTCCGCGACTCCATCCAGTCTTCGACCCGCGGCATCACTCGCTGA
- the fabZ gene encoding 3-hydroxyacyl-ACP dehydratase FabZ: MMDINEIREYLPHRYPFLLVDRVVDLDVEGKRIRAYKNVSINEPFFNGHFPAHPIMPGVLIIEAMAQAAGILGFKMLDVKPADGTLYYFVGSDKLRFRQPVTPGDQLILEAKFISCKRQIWKFECQASVDGKPVCSAEIICAERKL; the protein is encoded by the coding sequence ATGATGGACATCAACGAGATTCGCGAATACCTGCCTCACCGTTACCCGTTCCTGCTGGTGGATCGGGTGGTGGACCTGGACGTTGAAGGCAAGCGCATTCGCGCCTATAAGAATGTCAGCATCAACGAGCCGTTCTTCAATGGTCACTTCCCCGCGCATCCAATCATGCCGGGCGTCCTGATCATCGAGGCGATGGCCCAGGCTGCCGGGATCCTTGGTTTCAAAATGCTCGACGTCAAGCCTGCCGACGGCACGCTCTATTACTTCGTCGGTTCCGACAAGCTGCGCTTTCGCCAGCCGGTCACCCCGGGCGACCAGTTGATCCTCGAAGCCAAGTTCATCAGTTGCAAGCGCCAGATCTGGAAATTCGAATGCCAGGCTTCGGTCGACGGCAAGCCAGTCTGCTCCGCTGAAATCATCTGTGCGGAACGCAAACTATGA
- the lpxD gene encoding UDP-3-O-(3-hydroxymyristoyl)glucosamine N-acyltransferase — MTATIKLGQLAEFLGATLRGDPEKAITGLATLQEAGPAQLSFLANPQYRKYLADSRAAALLLKAADAEGFAGDALIVPDPYLAYARISHLFDPKPKSAAGIHPSAVIAADAVVDPTASVGPFVVIESAARIGAGVTLGAHCVIGARSEIGEGGWLAPRVTLYHDVRIGKRVVIQSGAVLGGEGFGFANEKGIWQKIAQIGGVTIGDDVEIGVNTAIDRGALADTVIGNGVKLDNQIQIAHNVQVGDHTAMAACVGISGSTKIGKHCMLAGGVGLVGHIDICDNVFLTGMTMVTHSITEPGAYSSGTAMQPAAEWRKSAARIRQLDDIARRLKQVEKRVGDVTPGGNASSDG, encoded by the coding sequence ATGACAGCGACCATCAAGCTTGGCCAGTTGGCCGAGTTCCTCGGCGCCACCCTGCGTGGCGACCCGGAGAAGGCAATTACTGGGCTAGCCACTTTGCAAGAGGCTGGCCCAGCTCAGTTGAGCTTCCTGGCAAATCCTCAGTATCGCAAGTATCTGGCCGATAGCCGGGCCGCCGCGCTGTTGCTCAAGGCTGCCGATGCCGAAGGGTTTGCCGGCGACGCCCTGATCGTGCCCGATCCGTACCTGGCGTATGCGCGAATTTCCCATCTGTTCGATCCCAAGCCCAAGTCGGCTGCTGGTATTCATCCCAGCGCGGTGATCGCGGCGGATGCCGTGGTCGATCCCACGGCCAGCGTCGGTCCGTTCGTGGTCATCGAAAGTGCGGCCCGCATTGGTGCGGGCGTCACGCTGGGTGCCCATTGCGTCATTGGCGCACGCAGCGAGATCGGCGAAGGTGGCTGGCTGGCCCCACGGGTCACCCTGTACCACGATGTGCGCATCGGCAAGCGGGTGGTGATCCAGTCCGGCGCCGTGCTGGGTGGCGAAGGGTTCGGTTTTGCCAACGAGAAAGGCATCTGGCAGAAGATCGCCCAGATCGGTGGCGTCACCATTGGCGATGACGTGGAAATCGGCGTCAACACCGCGATCGACCGCGGGGCCCTGGCCGACACGGTCATCGGCAATGGCGTCAAGCTCGACAACCAGATCCAGATCGCCCACAACGTCCAGGTCGGTGACCACACCGCCATGGCCGCCTGCGTGGGCATCTCCGGCAGCACCAAGATCGGCAAGCACTGCATGCTCGCCGGTGGCGTGGGCCTGGTGGGCCATATCGACATCTGTGACAACGTGTTCCTGACCGGGATGACCATGGTGACCCACTCGATTACCGAGCCGGGTGCCTATTCTTCCGGCACAGCCATGCAACCGGCAGCCGAATGGCGCAAGAGCGCGGCGCGTATCCGCCAGCTCGACGACATCGCGCGGCGCCTCAAGCAGGTGGAAAAGCGTGTAGGGGACGTGACCCCTGGCGGCAATGCTTCATCAGATGGCTGA
- a CDS encoding OmpH family outer membrane protein codes for MRKLTQLVLLATVLVAGPAFADMKIAVLNYQMALLESDAAKKYAVDAEKKFGPQLTKLKGLESSAKGIQDRLVAGGDKMAQGERERLELEFKQKARDFQFQSKELNEAKAVADREMLKQLKPKLDSAVEEVIKKGGFDLVFERGAVIDVKPQYDITRQVIERMNQLK; via the coding sequence GTGCGTAAGTTGACTCAATTGGTTCTCCTGGCGACCGTACTGGTCGCCGGTCCGGCTTTTGCCGACATGAAGATTGCCGTGCTGAATTATCAGATGGCCCTGCTGGAATCCGACGCGGCGAAGAAGTACGCCGTGGATGCGGAGAAAAAATTCGGCCCGCAACTGACCAAGCTCAAAGGCCTGGAAAGCAGCGCCAAGGGCATCCAGGATCGTCTGGTCGCCGGTGGCGACAAGATGGCCCAGGGCGAGCGCGAGCGTCTGGAGCTTGAATTCAAGCAAAAGGCCCGTGACTTCCAGTTCCAGTCCAAGGAGCTGAACGAAGCGAAAGCCGTTGCCGACCGCGAAATGCTCAAGCAACTCAAGCCGAAGCTCGACAGCGCCGTGGAAGAAGTCATCAAGAAAGGTGGTTTTGACCTGGTGTTCGAGCGTGGCGCAGTGATCGATGTCAAGCCTCAATACGACATCACGCGCCAGGTTATCGAGCGCATGAATCAGCTGAAGTAA
- the bamA gene encoding outer membrane protein assembly factor BamA, which produces MKRLLLTAVLTVLMIAEVHAESFTISDIRVNGLQRVSAGSVFGALPLNVGEQADDRRLVESTRALFKTGFFQDIQLGRDGNVLVITVVERPSVASIEIEGNKAISTEDLMKGLKQSGLAEGEIFQRATLEGVRNELQRQYVAQGRYSATVDTEVVPQPRNRVGLKVNINEGTVAAIQHINVVGNTVFPDEDLIDLFELKTTNWLSFFKNDDKYAREKLSGDLERLRSYYLDRGYINMDIASTQVSITPDKKHVYITVNVNEGEKYTVRDVKLSGDLKVPEDQVKSLLLVQKGQVFSRKLMTTTSELITRRLGNEGYTFANVNGVPQPHDEDHTVDITFAVDPGKRAYVNRINFRGNTKSEDEVLRREMRQMEGGWASTYLIDQSKTRLERLGFFKEVNVETPAVPGVDDQVDVNYSVEEQASGSITASVGFAQSAGLILGGSITQNNFLGTGNKVSIGLTRSEYQTRYNFGFVDPYWTADGVSLGYNAFYRTTDYDELDSDISSYAVDSYGVGANIGYPISETSRLTFGLTAQQDKINTGRYTVDEIFDFVNKEGDSYLNFKASAGWSESTLNKGVLATRGHSQSLVFETTTPGSDLSFFKLDYRGQLFQPLSDNYTMRLHTELGYGDGYGSTDGLPFYENYYAGGFNSVRGFKDSTLGPRSTPSQGNNPGTIRDPDQDPLPFGGNVLIQGGLEVLFPMPFVKDQRSLRTSVFWDVGNVFDSSCSDTTNANGTKSDTKCNDISLSNLASSVGVGVTWVTALGPLSFALAMPIKKPDDAETQVFQFSLGQTF; this is translated from the coding sequence ATGAAACGTCTGCTGCTAACTGCGGTTCTCACCGTATTGATGATCGCCGAAGTTCACGCCGAGTCCTTCACTATCTCTGATATTCGCGTCAATGGCCTCCAGCGGGTCTCCGCGGGTAGCGTCTTTGGTGCCTTGCCGTTGAACGTCGGCGAGCAGGCGGATGATCGGCGCCTGGTGGAATCCACGCGTGCGCTGTTCAAGACCGGCTTCTTTCAAGATATCCAGCTGGGCCGTGACGGCAATGTCCTGGTCATCACGGTAGTCGAGCGCCCGTCGGTCGCCAGTATCGAGATCGAAGGCAACAAGGCGATCTCCACCGAAGACCTGATGAAGGGCCTCAAGCAGTCCGGCCTGGCCGAAGGCGAGATCTTCCAGCGTGCCACCCTCGAGGGCGTGCGTAACGAGCTGCAGCGCCAGTACGTTGCCCAGGGCCGCTACTCGGCCACCGTCGACACCGAAGTGGTGCCGCAACCGCGCAACCGCGTCGGCCTGAAGGTCAACATCAACGAAGGCACCGTGGCGGCCATCCAGCATATCAACGTGGTGGGCAACACGGTGTTCCCGGATGAAGACCTGATCGACCTGTTCGAACTCAAGACCACCAACTGGCTGTCGTTCTTCAAGAACGACGACAAGTACGCCCGTGAAAAGCTCTCCGGTGACCTGGAGCGCCTGCGTTCCTACTACCTGGACCGTGGCTACATCAACATGGACATCGCTTCGACCCAGGTGTCCATCACCCCGGACAAGAAGCACGTCTACATCACCGTCAACGTCAACGAAGGCGAGAAGTACACCGTTCGCGACGTCAAGCTCAGCGGTGACCTGAAGGTTCCCGAGGACCAGGTCAAGTCGCTGCTGCTGGTACAGAAGGGTCAGGTGTTCTCGCGCAAGCTGATGACCACCACCTCCGAGCTGATCACCCGCCGCCTGGGTAACGAGGGCTACACCTTCGCCAACGTCAACGGCGTGCCGCAGCCGCACGATGAAGACCACACCGTCGACATCACGTTCGCCGTGGACCCGGGCAAGCGTGCCTACGTCAACCGCATCAACTTCCGTGGCAACACCAAGTCCGAGGACGAAGTGCTGCGCCGTGAAATGCGCCAGATGGAAGGTGGCTGGGCGTCGACCTACCTGATCGACCAGTCCAAGACCCGCCTGGAGCGCCTGGGCTTCTTCAAGGAAGTCAACGTCGAGACACCGGCCGTGCCGGGCGTCGATGACCAGGTCGATGTGAACTACAGCGTCGAAGAGCAGGCTTCCGGCTCGATCACCGCCAGCGTCGGTTTTGCCCAGAGCGCCGGCCTGATCCTCGGTGGCTCGATCACCCAGAACAACTTCCTGGGTACCGGTAACAAGGTCAGCATCGGCTTGACCCGTAGCGAATACCAGACCCGCTATAACTTCGGTTTCGTGGACCCCTACTGGACCGCTGACGGCGTGAGCCTGGGCTACAACGCCTTCTACCGCACCACCGACTACGACGAGCTGGACTCTGACATCTCCAGCTATGCGGTGGACAGCTACGGTGTCGGCGCCAACATCGGCTACCCGATCAGCGAGACCTCGCGCCTGACCTTCGGCCTCACCGCCCAGCAGGACAAGATCAACACCGGTCGCTACACCGTCGACGAGATCTTCGACTTCGTTAACAAGGAAGGCGACAGCTACCTGAACTTCAAGGCGTCCGCCGGCTGGTCCGAGTCGACCCTGAACAAGGGCGTGCTGGCGACCCGTGGCCATTCCCAGAGCCTGGTGTTCGAAACCACCACCCCTGGCAGTGACCTGTCGTTCTTCAAGCTCGACTACCGTGGCCAGTTGTTCCAGCCGCTGTCTGACAACTACACCATGCGCCTGCACACCGAGCTGGGCTATGGTGACGGCTACGGCTCGACCGATGGCCTGCCGTTCTACGAGAATTACTACGCCGGTGGTTTCAACTCGGTACGTGGCTTCAAGGACAGTACCCTGGGCCCGCGCAGTACGCCGAGTCAGGGCAATAACCCGGGCACCATTAGAGACCCGGACCAGGATCCACTGCCGTTCGGTGGCAATGTCCTTATCCAGGGTGGCCTTGAGGTGCTGTTCCCAATGCCGTTCGTCAAGGATCAACGCTCCCTGCGTACCTCGGTATTCTGGGACGTGGGTAACGTTTTCGATTCAAGTTGCAGTGACACCACCAACGCCAACGGCACCAAGTCCGACACAAAGTGCAACGACATCAGCCTGAGCAACCTGGCCAGTTCCGTCGGTGTGGGCGTGACTTGGGTCACCGCGCTGGGTCCTTTGAGTTTCGCGCTGGCGATGCCGATCAAGAAGCCGGATGACGCTGAAACCCAAGTGTTCCAATTCTCCCTCGGCCAGACGTTCTAA